The following proteins come from a genomic window of Chaetodon auriga isolate fChaAug3 chromosome 16, fChaAug3.hap1, whole genome shotgun sequence:
- the ppp1caa gene encoding protein phosphatase 1, catalytic subunit, alpha isozyme a, whose product MAEPDKLNIDSIIQRLLEVKGSRPGKNVQLTESEIRGLCLKSREIFLSQPILLELEAPLKICGDVHGQYYDLLRLFEYGGFPPESNYLFLGDYVDRGKQSLETICLLLAYKIKYPENFFLLRGNHECASINRIYGFYDECKRRYNIKLWKTFTDCFNCLPVAAIVDEKIFCCHGGLSPDLQSMEQIRRVMRPTDVPDQGLLCDLLWADPDKDVLGWGENDRGVSFTFGADVVAKFLHKHDMDLICRAHQVVEDGYEFFAKRQLVTLFSAPNYCGEFDNAGAMMSVDETLMCSFQILKPADKKLYPYGGGGGMGSGRPVTPPRNSAKSAKAKK is encoded by the exons atggcGGAGCCAGACAAATTAAACATCGACTCTATAATTCAGCGTCTCTTGGAAG TCAAGGGCTCTCGGCCAGGGAAGAATGTCCAGCTGACAGAAAGTGAGATCCGTGGCCTTTGCTTAAAGTCCCGTGAAATCTTCCTGAGCCAGCCAATCCTGCTCGAGCTCGAAGCTCCCCTCAAAATCTGTG gtgaTGTCCACGGTCAGTACTATGATCTGCTCCGGCTCTTTGAATATGGAGGCTTCCCCCCGGAAAGCAACTACCTGTTCCTGGGTGACTACGTAGACAGAGGGAAGCAGTCACTGGAGACCATCTGCCTGCTTCTAGCCTACAAGATTAAATATCCAGAGAACTTTTTCCTGCTGCGTGGAAACCATGAATGCGCCTCTATTAATCGAATCTACGGCTTCTATGATGAGT GTAAGCGGCGGTATAACATTAAGCTGTGGAAGACCTTCACGGACTGCTTCAACTGTTTACCTGTGGCTGCCATTGTAGATGAGAAAATCTTCTGCTGTCACGGAG GCCTCTCTCCTGATCTTCAGTCTATGGAGCAGATCCGCAGAGTAATGCGACCCACAGACGTGCCTGACCAGGGTTTGTTATGTGACTTGCTGTGGGCTGATCCAGACAAAGACGTGCTGGGCTGGGGTGAAAACGACCGTGGTGTCTCCTTCACGTTCGGGGCAGATGTGGTGGCCAAATTTTTGCACAAACACGACATGGACCTAATATGCAGGGCGCACCAG GTGGTGGAGGACGGTTATGAGTTTTTCGCTAAGAGGCAGCTCGTCACCCTTTTCTCGGCTCCCAACTACTGCGGAGAGTTTGACAACGCCGGTGCCATGATGAGTGTGGATGAGACGCTCATGTGCTCCTTCCAG ATTCTGAAGCCAGCAGATAAGAAATTGTATCCTTACGGTGGAGGGGGAGGAATGGGGTCTGGGAGACCGGTCACCCCGCCACGAAATTCAGCCAAGTCCGCCAAGGCCAAGAAATAA
- the cldni gene encoding claudin i: MGSVGVQIVCVALGVLGLIGVIVCCAVPRWKVSSFTGTNIVTAQSSQDGLWTSCVVQSTGQQQCKNYDSLLVLPSDLQAARAMTIISCLLSCLSLLILFCGADFTTCVQNEDAKPKISLVSGVGLLLAGLLVIIPVSWSANIIVRNFNSPLVADKKELGACIFVGWGAGVLLLLAGGLLCCFSRPKSGSSGGTAKYYSNNASAPNKNYV; encoded by the exons ATGGGATCTGTTGGAGTGCAGATTGTTTGTGTGGCCCTCGGGGTCCTCGGCCTGATCGGGGTGATCGTATGCTGCGCTGTCCCGCGCTGGAAAGTGTCCTCCTTCACAGGAACCAACATTGTGACCGCGCAG AGCAGTCAGGACGGCCTGTGGACCAGCTGCGTGGTGCAGAGTACCGGCCAGCAGCAGTGCAAGAACTACGACTCCCTGCTGGTGTTGCCCTCTGACCTTCAGGCCGCCCGCGCCATGACCATCATCAGCTGCCTGCTCAGCTGcctcagcctcctcatcctcttctgcGGGGCTGACTTCACCACCTGCGTGCAGAACGAAGACGCCAAGCCGAAGATCAGCCTGGTGTCCGGGGTCGGCCTGCTGCTGGCCGGCCTCCTGGTCATCATCCCCGTCAGCTGGTCCGCCAACATCATTGTGAGAAACTTCAACAGCCCCCTGGTGGCTGACAAGAAGGAGCTGGGAGCGTGTATCTTCGTGGGCTGGGGGGCCGGCGTGCTGCTCCTCCTCGCTGGCggtctgctctgctgcttcagcaggCCCAAATCTGGCAGCTCCGGCGGAACCGCCAAGTATTACAGCAACAACGCCTCCGCCCCCAACAAAAACTACGTGTAG
- the coro1a gene encoding coronin-1A — MIAALFRNAVVLIIKRHLSNTGLNLPPFAVTRNRLNHIRVFSTPECHRRHLPLPPSFETVTSSMQFCDVLKPTVSSESSLRWQGVCCTAEAPQAQSHDSQFTMSRKVVRTSKFRHVFGQAVKADQCYDDIRISQMTWDSNFCSVNPKFVAMIVDASGGGAFMVLPLSKTGRIDMSYPTVCGHTGPVLDIEFCPHNDNIIASSSEDCSVMIWEIPDSGLTTPLTDPVVKLDGHSKRVGILSWHPTAHNVLLSAGCDNVLILWNVARGEAVVRLDSVHTDLIYSACWNRDGSRILTSCKDKTLRVLDPRKGTVLIEKEKPHEGSRPVRAVFVSDGKILSTGFSRMSERQVALWDPKNFGEPLTLQELDTSSGVLLPFFDPDTGVVYLCGKGDSSIRYFEVTDEAPYVHYLSMYSSKESQKGMGYMPKRGLEVNKCEIARFYKLHERKCEPVVMTVPRKSDLFQEDLYPDTIGPEPSVEADEWFQGKDAPPILISLKDGFATTTKAKEFKVHKSLLKTTTASAGSHQESSGEVQSLKQEVKDLKAAIEELTKRVSELETKH; from the exons ATGATTGCTGCACTTTTCAGAAATGCAGTGGTTCTAATTATTAAGAGGCACCTGAGCAACACTGGCCTGAATCTGCCTCCATTCGCTGTGACCAGAAACAGACTGAACCACATCCGTGT TTTTTCAACCCCCGAATGTCACAGAAGACACCTCCCACTTCCACCATCATTTGAAACTGTCACTTCCTCCATGCAGTTTTGTGATGTACTTAAACCTACCGTCTCCTCTGAGTCCTCACTTCGGTGGCAGGGTGTTTGTTGCACCGCTGAAGCTCCTCAGGCTCAATCACACGACTCCCAG TTCACCATGTCCAGGAAGGTTGTGAGAACCAGCAAGTTCCGTCACGTCTTTGGCCAGGCCGTGAAGGCCGACCAATGCTACGATGACATCCGAATCTCCCAGATGACGTGGGACAGCAACTTCTGCTCTGTTAACCCCAAATTTGTGGCCATGATCGTGGACGCCAGCGGCGGAGGAGCCTTCATGGTGTTGCCCCTGAGCAAG ACGGGACGTATCGACATGTCCTACCCCACCGTGTGCGGCCACACAGGGCCGGTCCTGGACATCGAGTTTTGTCctcacaatgacaacatcattgccagcagctctgaggacTGCAGTGTCATG ATTTGGGAGATCCCGGACAGCGGGCTGACCACGCCACTCACAGATCCTGTTGTCAAGCTGGACGGCCACTCCAAACGTGTCGGCATCCTGAGCTGGCACCCCACCGCCCACAATGTGCTGCTGAGTGCAG GCTGCGATAACGTGCTGATCCTGTGGAACGTGGCTCGAGGGGAGGCGGTGGTGAGGCTCGACAGCGTGCACACCGACCTCATCTACAGCGCCTGCTGGAACAGGGACGGCTCCAGGATTCTCACCTCCTGCAAGGACAAGACTCTGCGGGTGCTGGACCCACGCAAGGGCACCGTCCTCATC gagaaggagaagccTCATGAGGGCTCCAGGCCCGTCAGGGCGGTGTTCGTGTCCGATGGGAAGATCCTCAGCACGGGCTTCAGTCGCATGAGTGAGAGGCAGGTGGCGCTGTGGGACCCA AAGAACTTTGGAGAGCCGCTGACCCTGCAGGAACTGGACACCAGCAGCGGCGTCCTTCTGCCATTTTTTGACCCAGACACTGGAGTCGTCTACCTCTGTGGCAAG GGGGACAGCAGTATCCGCTACTTTGAGGTGACAGATGAAGCTCCTTATGTCCACTACCTCTCCATGTACAGCAGCAAGGAGAGCCAGAAGGGGATGGGGTACATGCCCAAGAGGGGCCTGGAGGTCAACAAATGTGAAATTGCCAG GTTCTACAAACTCCACGAGAGGAAATGTGAGCCTGTAGTCATGACGGTGCCACGCAAG TCAGATCTGTTCCAGGAGGATCTGTACCCAGACACCATCGGCCCCGAGCCTTCGGTCGAAGCCGATGAGTGGTTTCAAGGAAAAGATGCCCCCCCTATTCTGATCTCTCTAAAGGACGGGTTTGCAACGACCACCAAAGCCAAGGAGTTCAAAGTCCACAAGAGTCTCCTGAAGACCACGACCGCCTCTGCTGGGAGCCACCAGGAAAGCAGCGGG GAGGTCCAGTCCTTGAAACAGGAGGTGAAAGACCTCAAAGCAGCGATAGAAGAGCTGACCAAGCGTGTGAGTGAGCTGGAGACAAAGCATTAA